The following proteins come from a genomic window of Archocentrus centrarchus isolate MPI-CPG fArcCen1 chromosome 3, fArcCen1, whole genome shotgun sequence:
- the LOC115800885 gene encoding uncharacterized protein LOC115800885 has protein sequence MHQYLDTKRIECQRNLKEEAVKKNWAELAKITLCEVIIFNRRREGEVSKMPQNAFTLRDTSVTHPDVELALSELEKKLCKHFQRIEIKGKRGRKVPILLTPDMASSMELLVQNRHHCDVLDENPYMFGRPQTLNHFRGSDIIREIAQSCGAKHPEALSSTKLRKHMATMSKVLNLKDNEMDDLADFLGHDIRVHRQFYRLPEGTLQLAKISKVLLALERGQLSNFKGRNLDEISIDPQEKMSVDSGSDTEEEVDSAERDPATSSSRSPDQFGVTRRCTTEGGQNKDLPSAKERSNDKVPVAMEVSGNSNTTKGPSHRKRVKWSQEEIQAVEKTLMDCIDSGTVPGKAQCMKCIEASPVALENRTWQAVKFYVKNRIDALKRETFTKR, from the exons ATGCATCAGTATCTTGACACAAAAAGGATTGAGTGCCAGAGAAACCTGAAGGAAGAAGCAGTAAAGAAGAACTGGGCTGAACTTGCCAAGATCACACTGTGTGAGGTGATAATATTCAACCggagaagagagggagaagTATCCAAGATGCCTCAGAATGCTTTTACCTTGAGAGATACTTCTGTCACCCATCCAGATGTGGAGCTTGCTTTGTCAGAACTTGAGAAGAAGCTGTGTAAGCACTTCCAGCGAATTGAGATAAAAGGCAAACGCGGCCGAAAGGTTCCCATTCTCCTCACTCCTGATATGGCTTCATCGATGGAGTTGCTTGTACAAAATCGTCATCATTGTGATGTGTTGGATGAAAATCCGTACATGTTTGGCAGACCACAGACTCTCAATCACTTCAGAGGATCTGATATTATTCGTGAGATAGCTCAAAGCTGTGGAGCAAAACACCCAGAAGCATTGTCCTCAACCAAACTCAGGAAGCATATGGCCACCATGTCAAAGGTTCTTAACCTAAAGGACAATGAAATGGATGACCTGGCTGACTTCCTAGGCCATGACATTAGAGTCCATCGTCAGTTCTACAGATTGCCTGAAGGTACATTACAGCTTGCAAAAATCAGTAAAGTGTTGCTGGCGCTGGAAAGAGGACAGCTCTCCAACTTCAAAGGAAGAAATCTGGATGAGATCAGCATTGATCCACAAG agaaaatGTCTGTGGACAGTGGATCAGACACTGAAGAGGAGGTTGACTCAGCTGAGAGGGATCCTGCAACTTCATCTTCCAGATCACCAG ATCAATTTGGGGTGACCAGGAGATGCACCACTGAAGGTGGACAAAACAAAGATCTGCCTTCAGCCAAAG aGAGATCAAATGACAAGGTACCGGTGGCCATGGAAGTCTCTGGCAACTCCAACACAACTAAAG GGCCATCACATAGGAAGAGAGTGAAGTGGAGCCAAGAAGAAATCCAGGCGGTGGAGAAAACGCTCATGGACTGTATTGACTCTGGAACGGTTCCTGGGAAAGCCCAGTGTATGAAGTGCATTGAAGCCTCACCAGTGGCCCTTGAGAACAGGACATGGCAAGCGGTTAAGTTCTATGTGAAAAATCGCATAGATGCATTAAAACGAGAGACTTTCACAAAAAGGTAA